One segment of Arthrobacter sp. MMS18-M83 DNA contains the following:
- a CDS encoding class I SAM-dependent methyltransferase produces MTPTDPNDPRAVGLDALFGGLRRFPDVEADNLQAHDATDHLLLETAAGHVHSPKTRVAVIGDRYGALTLGALAALGVEHIRVSQDLYVSRLALQRNAEAAGLSGRFEQFELGAALLDGAELVIMQLPKALAELEEIADAVARFAAPGAVLLAGGRVKHMSVGMNAVLERSFESVQPQLAQRKSRVLLASSPKRPAGAPPFPVSEQNTELGITVCAHGAAFSGTKLDIGTRFLLGFLDRIPNARHAVDLGCGTGILATMYARNRPDARVTATDQSAAAVASTRATAAANGVGDRVTVVQDDAMSAFEPGSADLILLNPPFHLGASVHAGAATKMFESAARVLASGGELWTVYNSHLQYRAGLERLIGPTTEMGRNPKFTVTRSIKR; encoded by the coding sequence GTGACCCCAACGGATCCTAACGACCCTCGCGCAGTGGGCCTTGATGCATTGTTTGGCGGTCTGCGCCGGTTCCCCGACGTCGAGGCCGATAACCTGCAAGCGCACGACGCCACCGATCATCTTCTCCTCGAGACTGCGGCAGGGCACGTGCACAGCCCGAAGACCCGCGTTGCGGTGATTGGCGACCGCTACGGAGCCCTGACCCTGGGCGCTTTGGCGGCCCTCGGCGTCGAGCACATCCGTGTGTCCCAAGACCTCTACGTGAGCAGGCTCGCACTCCAACGGAACGCCGAGGCGGCAGGGCTGTCCGGTCGCTTCGAACAGTTCGAGTTGGGAGCCGCGCTGCTCGATGGCGCCGAACTGGTGATCATGCAGTTACCCAAAGCGCTCGCCGAACTGGAGGAGATCGCCGACGCCGTAGCGCGCTTTGCAGCGCCGGGCGCAGTCCTGCTGGCCGGTGGACGCGTCAAGCACATGTCCGTCGGCATGAACGCCGTCCTGGAGCGCAGCTTTGAGTCCGTACAGCCGCAGCTCGCGCAGCGGAAGTCGCGTGTCCTGCTTGCCAGCAGCCCCAAGCGCCCGGCAGGTGCGCCACCCTTCCCCGTTTCGGAACAGAACACCGAGCTAGGGATTACGGTGTGTGCCCACGGGGCTGCGTTCTCGGGTACGAAGCTGGACATCGGCACCCGATTCCTTTTGGGCTTCCTGGACAGGATTCCCAATGCGCGCCATGCTGTGGACCTCGGCTGCGGAACAGGAATCCTCGCCACGATGTACGCACGTAACCGGCCCGATGCGCGCGTTACTGCGACAGACCAATCAGCCGCAGCCGTCGCGTCCACGCGGGCCACCGCGGCGGCCAATGGGGTGGGAGACCGAGTCACCGTAGTTCAGGACGACGCCATGTCCGCCTTCGAACCAGGCAGTGCAGACCTCATCTTGCTCAACCCCCCATTCCACCTTGGTGCCAGCGTCCATGCCGGCGCGGCAACGAAGATGTTTGAGTCCGCAGCACGGGTCCTGGCTTCCGGAGGTGAACTCTGGACTGTCTACAACAGCCACTTGCAGTACCGCGCCGGGCTGGAACGCCTGATTGGTCCCACCACTGAAATGGGAAGGAACCCGAAATTCACTGTGACACGCAGCATCAAACGTTAG
- a CDS encoding aminoglycoside phosphotransferase family protein yields the protein MALMPQAELDITAGLVRSLLEEQLPAFSHLPLELVANGWDNVIYRLGKDWAVRLPRREAAALLVLHEQQYLPMYARRSPIPLPRPVYSGRPSAVYPWHWSVTPWLEGVSAALVPQATRNAAAEDMAAFLIAIHVPAAPDAPVNPFRGVPLGTRSVAVLDRLTDSGRYPEAPRLRELWSEACLVPPWDGPSLWLHGDLHPANVLLRPDGRLAAVLDFGDLGAGDPAADLAVAWLMFDAGARHRFIAAFGPAVDAGTWDRARGWAVLFATAMLSFSDDNPQMSGIGHFALDQLLSQPH from the coding sequence ATGGCACTCATGCCGCAGGCCGAGCTGGACATCACCGCGGGACTCGTGCGGAGCTTGCTCGAGGAGCAACTGCCCGCTTTCTCTCACCTTCCGTTGGAGCTAGTGGCCAACGGTTGGGACAACGTCATCTACCGTCTTGGCAAGGATTGGGCCGTTCGTTTGCCCCGTCGGGAGGCGGCAGCATTGTTGGTACTCCATGAACAGCAGTACCTTCCGATGTATGCCCGGCGTTCCCCCATTCCCCTCCCCCGTCCTGTCTATTCAGGACGTCCATCCGCCGTTTATCCATGGCACTGGAGCGTGACCCCTTGGTTGGAGGGAGTCTCCGCGGCGCTTGTGCCCCAGGCAACCCGGAATGCGGCGGCCGAGGACATGGCCGCGTTCCTCATCGCCATACATGTGCCCGCGGCACCGGACGCCCCAGTCAACCCCTTCCGCGGGGTTCCCCTCGGGACGAGGTCTGTCGCGGTACTGGACCGGCTCACTGATTCCGGCCGCTATCCGGAAGCCCCGCGCTTGCGGGAGCTTTGGTCCGAAGCCTGTCTGGTTCCGCCGTGGGACGGGCCCAGCCTGTGGCTGCACGGAGATCTTCACCCCGCGAACGTCCTCCTGCGCCCTGACGGGCGGCTAGCGGCTGTCCTCGACTTCGGGGACCTTGGGGCTGGCGACCCGGCGGCTGATCTTGCCGTCGCCTGGTTGATGTTCGACGCCGGTGCGCGGCACCGTTTCATCGCCGCCTTCGGGCCCGCAGTTGATGCGGGCACCTGGGATCGGGCCCGAGGCTGGGCCGTCTTGTTCGCGACGGCCATGCTCAGTTTTTCGGATGACAACCCGCAGATGTCAGGGATCGGGCACTTCGCGCTGGACCAGTTGCTGTCTCAGCCACACTGA
- a CDS encoding cupin domain-containing protein — translation MTVNLVTQLQVKSHNSPDETRRPDKTLVENVTVGDYTIGRLSFEPGWSWADCIKPVVQTDSCQLNHVGYCIAGSLEVETNDGKKISISTGDSYTIPPGHNAWVVGDETYSAIEFVSAAEYGVKTE, via the coding sequence ATGACTGTCAACCTCGTCACGCAGCTTCAAGTAAAGTCGCACAATTCCCCTGATGAAACCCGCCGTCCGGACAAAACTTTGGTGGAAAACGTCACTGTCGGTGACTACACCATCGGCCGCCTCAGCTTCGAGCCGGGCTGGAGTTGGGCGGATTGCATCAAACCGGTGGTCCAAACCGATTCCTGCCAGCTCAACCACGTGGGGTACTGCATTGCCGGCTCCCTAGAAGTCGAGACGAACGACGGCAAGAAGATCAGCATTTCCACAGGAGATTCCTACACCATCCCGCCAGGACACAACGCCTGGGTCGTAGGCGACGAGACCTACTCGGCCATCGAGTTTGTCAGCGCCGCAGAATATGGAGTCAAGACCGAGTAG
- a CDS encoding ScbR family autoregulator-binding transcription factor → MQQRAKATRTAVIEGAASIFEEVGYGNASLSDVTERAAVTKGALYFHFKSKEDLALAVIAEQHNIVRVAGERVAAAGLPALETMISMCRTFGQQLLDEPIVRAGIRLTFEASAFNADVKGPYQDWVATMEILTRQAQQEGDVRPDIDAADFARYLVASFTGVQMVSNVLTERRDVLKRIDDMWRFMLPAIAPPS, encoded by the coding sequence ATGCAACAACGTGCCAAAGCCACCCGAACAGCGGTGATTGAAGGGGCAGCGTCGATCTTTGAAGAGGTCGGATACGGGAATGCGAGCCTCAGCGACGTCACGGAGCGGGCCGCCGTTACAAAAGGCGCGTTGTATTTCCATTTCAAGTCGAAGGAAGACCTGGCGCTGGCTGTCATCGCCGAACAGCACAACATTGTGCGTGTCGCGGGAGAGAGGGTTGCCGCGGCCGGGTTGCCGGCGCTGGAGACCATGATCTCGATGTGCAGAACCTTCGGCCAGCAGTTGCTCGATGAGCCAATTGTGCGGGCCGGCATCCGGCTGACGTTCGAGGCCTCGGCCTTCAACGCAGATGTGAAAGGCCCCTACCAGGACTGGGTCGCCACCATGGAGATACTGACCCGCCAGGCTCAACAAGAGGGTGACGTGCGGCCCGATATTGATGCCGCAGACTTCGCACGGTACCTGGTTGCGTCCTTCACGGGCGTCCAAATGGTGTCCAACGTGCTGACAGAACGACGTGACGTTCTCAAGCGGATTGACGACATGTGGCGTTTCATGCTCCCTGCCATCGCGCCTCCCAGTTGA
- a CDS encoding DUF6220 domain-containing protein, with protein MRKALLIVSSLLFLDTIVQLYLAGFGTFGGKLLGDASFDPHTINGQIVMRSLALLAILFAFLAKSGKSTIWLTVGIFALTYVQLAVFIVGGILTGGSRENPNLPGAWAVSVHAVSGLLIIFSTYWLFLRARRLNRTGSAVKAKTQEPLPASS; from the coding sequence ATGCGCAAGGCCCTACTCATCGTCAGTTCGCTCTTGTTCCTCGACACTATCGTCCAGCTGTACCTCGCCGGATTCGGAACATTCGGCGGGAAGCTCCTCGGGGACGCATCATTCGACCCGCACACGATCAACGGACAGATCGTCATGCGTTCGCTCGCGCTCCTCGCGATCCTCTTCGCCTTCCTTGCCAAGTCCGGGAAGTCGACCATCTGGCTCACCGTGGGCATATTCGCGCTCACGTATGTCCAGCTCGCGGTCTTCATTGTCGGGGGCATCCTGACCGGAGGGAGCCGAGAGAATCCCAACCTGCCCGGCGCATGGGCCGTCTCCGTGCACGCCGTCAGCGGGCTGCTGATCATCTTCTCGACATACTGGCTCTTCCTCCGAGCGCGGCGCCTGAACCGAACTGGGAGTGCCGTGAAGGCCAAGACCCAGGAGCCCCTCCCCGCGTCGTCCTGA